The Methylobacterium sp. PvR107 genome contains a region encoding:
- a CDS encoding FIST signal transduction protein translates to MAQGSGVRRHLCGIRTAWTEAVSAADAVGDVARAVGDSALSQIVVFFSADYDAEILARELETRFPGIPVAGCSMSGGIAPAGGLDRGLVAIAFPAERFRIVSTVLDAIDHLDVERTASAVRALRRTLDPSERCREADPAAAGRRFALSLIDGLANAEETVVSAIAWALDGIPIVGGSAGDDLRFRDAVLLHGGRIHRKAAVLVLVETEFAVEIFKSDNFEPTATKFVVTASDGERRTVHELNAEPAAREYAMAIGLDPEGLSPMSFAAYPLAVKVGGEYFCRSIRRMNEDGSLSFFCAVDEGVVLTLAEPRDIVASTRTELSRLDAALGGVDLIIGFECVLRRLDAESRQVRQGVIDLYRRYNVVGFETFGEQYRAMHLNQTFTGIAIGKSLAVADPGDALPPAAP, encoded by the coding sequence GTGGCGCAGGGATCGGGGGTTCGCCGCCATCTATGCGGCATCCGGACGGCCTGGACCGAGGCGGTCTCGGCCGCTGACGCGGTCGGGGACGTGGCCCGGGCCGTCGGCGATTCCGCCCTGTCGCAGATCGTCGTCTTCTTCTCCGCCGATTACGACGCCGAGATCCTGGCCCGCGAGTTGGAGACCCGGTTCCCCGGAATCCCGGTGGCAGGCTGCTCGATGTCGGGCGGCATCGCGCCGGCCGGCGGTCTCGATCGCGGCCTCGTCGCTATCGCGTTCCCGGCCGAACGCTTCCGCATCGTCTCGACGGTGCTGGATGCCATCGACCATCTCGACGTCGAGCGGACCGCCTCCGCGGTCCGTGCGCTGCGCCGGACGCTCGACCCGTCGGAGCGCTGCCGCGAGGCCGACCCCGCCGCGGCCGGTCGACGCTTCGCGCTGTCGCTGATCGACGGCCTCGCCAACGCCGAGGAGACCGTGGTCTCGGCCATCGCCTGGGCGCTCGACGGGATCCCGATCGTCGGCGGCTCGGCCGGCGACGACCTGCGCTTCCGGGACGCGGTCCTGCTCCATGGCGGCCGGATCCACCGCAAGGCGGCGGTCCTGGTGCTGGTGGAAACCGAATTCGCGGTGGAGATCTTCAAGAGCGACAATTTCGAGCCGACCGCGACCAAATTCGTGGTCACCGCGTCGGACGGCGAGCGCCGCACCGTGCACGAGCTGAACGCCGAGCCGGCGGCGCGGGAATACGCAATGGCGATCGGGCTCGATCCCGAGGGCCTGTCGCCGATGAGCTTCGCCGCCTACCCGCTCGCCGTGAAGGTCGGGGGCGAATATTTCTGTCGCTCGATCCGCCGGATGAACGAGGACGGCTCGCTGAGCTTCTTCTGCGCGGTCGACGAGGGTGTCGTGCTGACGCTGGCCGAGCCGCGCGACATCGTCGCCTCGACCCGAACGGAACTGTCCCGCCTCGACGCGGCGCTCGGCGGCGTCGACCTGATCATCGGCTTCGAATGCGTGCTGCGCCGCCTCGACGCCGAGAGCCGGCAGGTGCGCCAGGGGGTCATCGACCTCTACCGCCGCTACAACGTCGTCGGCTTCGAGACCTTCGGCGAGCAATACCGGGCGATGCACCTGAACCAGACCTTCACGGGCATCGCCATCGGCAAGAGCCTGGCCGTGGCGGATCCCGGCGACGCCCTGCCCCCGGCAGCTCCGTGA
- a CDS encoding hybrid sensor histidine kinase/response regulator translates to MTVHAGGLQTDASLHRRIEKLERINAALMSHVERTMDQRGSAYSLFQTAIMLEGRVRTRTEELTGLMHRLERSNAALGAAKEEAETANRSKTRFLAAASHDLLQPVNAARLSISALADLDVPPEARAIAGQVERGLQTIEDLIKTLLDISKLDAGIVRPQLRPVFLPDLLAELAESFKPFAERKGLRLSVRCPDLTVTSDGLLLQRILQNLVSNAVRYTSAGGIVLAARRRAGGVRVEVTDTGCGISAEERDLVFEEFFRGGARTATGDEPGLGLGLSIVRRMAQALDHPLSLASRPGHGTRVALSLLLSTVPAAATPPAPVATRLSGAHVLVVENDASTADALARLLQNWDARVSTFRDLAGVRAAVAAGAAPPDILVLDYHLDDGACGLDVAAYLQDGRADPLPVIVTTADHTEDVEARVAATGAELVRKPIKPAQLRALLTYMLA, encoded by the coding sequence GTGACCGTCCATGCCGGCGGGCTCCAGACCGACGCGTCCCTGCACCGGCGGATCGAGAAGCTCGAGCGCATCAACGCCGCGCTGATGTCCCATGTCGAGCGGACCATGGACCAGCGGGGCAGCGCCTACTCGCTGTTCCAGACCGCCATCATGCTGGAGGGCCGGGTCCGGACCCGGACCGAGGAGCTCACCGGGCTGATGCACCGGCTCGAGCGCTCCAACGCGGCGCTGGGGGCCGCCAAAGAGGAGGCCGAGACCGCGAACCGGTCCAAGACCCGATTCCTGGCGGCGGCGAGCCACGACCTGCTGCAGCCCGTGAACGCCGCCCGCCTGTCGATCTCGGCCTTGGCCGACCTCGACGTGCCGCCGGAGGCGCGCGCCATTGCCGGCCAGGTGGAGCGCGGGCTCCAGACGATCGAGGACCTGATCAAGACGCTCCTGGACATCTCCAAGCTCGATGCCGGCATCGTCCGGCCGCAGCTGCGGCCGGTGTTCCTCCCCGACCTGCTGGCGGAGCTGGCGGAGAGCTTCAAGCCCTTCGCCGAGCGCAAGGGCCTGCGGCTCTCGGTGCGCTGTCCGGACCTGACCGTCACCAGCGACGGGCTCCTGCTGCAGCGCATCCTCCAGAATCTCGTCTCGAACGCGGTCCGGTACACGAGCGCGGGGGGGATCGTCTTGGCCGCCCGGCGGCGCGCCGGCGGCGTCCGGGTGGAGGTGACCGATACCGGCTGCGGGATCAGCGCCGAGGAACGCGATCTCGTCTTCGAGGAGTTCTTCCGCGGCGGCGCGCGCACCGCGACCGGGGACGAACCGGGGCTGGGCCTCGGCCTGTCGATCGTCCGGCGCATGGCCCAGGCGCTGGACCATCCTCTCAGCCTCGCCTCCCGGCCGGGCCACGGCACCCGCGTCGCGCTGTCCCTGCTCCTGAGCACCGTCCCGGCCGCCGCCACGCCGCCCGCCCCGGTGGCGACGCGGCTCTCGGGGGCGCATGTCCTGGTTGTCGAGAACGACGCCTCCACGGCCGACGCGCTGGCGCGCCTGCTCCAGAACTGGGACGCGCGGGTCTCGACCTTCCGCGATCTCGCCGGGGTACGCGCGGCCGTCGCGGCGGGGGCAGCACCACCGGACATCCTCGTGCTCGATTACCACCTCGACGACGGCGCCTGCGGGCTCGACGTGGCCGCCTATCTCCAGGACGGGCGCGCCGATCCGCTCCCGGTCATCGTGACCACCGCGGATCATACCGAGGACGTCGAGGCGCGGGTCGCGGCGACGGGGGCCGAGCTCGTGCGCAAGCCGATCAAGCCGGCGCAGCTCCGCGCGCTGCTCACCTACATGCTGGCCTGA
- a CDS encoding MFS transporter has translation MAQVPPGSGAAAQGSSTDGLPPRERLLAMAAVGLAMTMAVLDGAIVNVALPVMAKDLAVKPADAIFVVNAYQIAVTASLLPLAALGDIFGFRKVYLPGLAIFVAASLACAVAPSLPLLIAARIVQGLGAAAIMSVNIGFVRFIYPHRMIGQGVANVALVVAVASAAGPTVAAAILSVATWPWLFLVNIPVGLLALAVASRTLPVTPASGRPFDLVSAILNALTFGLLIIGIDGLGDPEGQRIAVAELAGALVIGAVFVRRQIQLPAPLLPVDLLRIPAFALSMATSVASFCAQMVSYVALPFYFQDVLHLSSTQTGFLLTPWPIAVAAMAPVSGRLADRYPPGILGGIGLAMLAAGLVCMTLLPAAPATLDIVWRLTLCGLGFGLFQSPNNKVIVTSAPRERAGGASGMQSTARLTGQSLGAALVAVIFGLTHGLGPERAVTLSLSCAVALSVVGGCASVLRRSRSG, from the coding sequence ATGGCGCAGGTCCCGCCCGGTTCAGGCGCCGCCGCGCAGGGCAGCAGCACCGACGGCCTGCCGCCGCGGGAGCGCCTCCTCGCCATGGCGGCGGTCGGGCTCGCCATGACCATGGCGGTGCTCGACGGCGCCATCGTCAATGTCGCCCTGCCGGTCATGGCCAAGGACCTCGCGGTCAAGCCGGCCGACGCGATCTTCGTCGTCAACGCCTACCAGATCGCCGTCACCGCGAGCCTGCTGCCGCTGGCCGCACTCGGCGACATCTTCGGCTTCCGGAAGGTCTACCTGCCGGGCCTCGCGATCTTCGTCGCCGCCTCCCTCGCCTGCGCGGTCGCGCCGAGCCTGCCGCTGCTGATCGCGGCCCGGATCGTCCAGGGTCTCGGCGCCGCGGCGATCATGAGCGTCAATATCGGCTTCGTGCGCTTCATCTACCCGCACCGGATGATCGGCCAGGGGGTCGCCAACGTCGCGCTGGTGGTGGCCGTGGCCTCGGCCGCCGGCCCGACCGTGGCGGCCGCGATCCTGTCGGTGGCGACCTGGCCCTGGCTGTTCCTAGTCAACATCCCGGTCGGCCTGCTGGCGCTGGCGGTGGCCTCGCGCACCCTGCCGGTGACGCCGGCGAGCGGCCGGCCCTTCGATCTCGTGAGCGCGATTCTCAACGCGCTGACCTTCGGCCTGCTGATCATCGGCATCGATGGCCTGGGCGATCCAGAGGGCCAGCGGATCGCCGTCGCGGAGCTGGCGGGCGCCCTCGTGATCGGCGCGGTGTTCGTGCGGCGCCAGATCCAGCTGCCCGCACCGCTCCTGCCGGTCGACCTCCTGCGGATCCCCGCCTTTGCCCTGTCGATGGCGACCTCGGTGGCTTCGTTCTGCGCCCAGATGGTGTCCTACGTGGCGCTGCCCTTCTACTTCCAGGACGTGCTGCACCTCTCCAGCACCCAGACCGGCTTCCTGCTGACCCCCTGGCCGATCGCGGTCGCCGCGATGGCGCCGGTCTCCGGGCGGCTCGCCGACCGTTACCCGCCCGGGATCCTCGGCGGGATCGGGCTGGCGATGCTGGCCGCCGGCCTCGTCTGCATGACGCTCCTGCCCGCCGCGCCCGCCACCCTCGACATCGTTTGGCGCCTCACCCTGTGCGGCCTCGGCTTCGGCCTGTTCCAGTCGCCGAACAACAAGGTGATCGTAACCTCGGCCCCCCGCGAGCGGGCGGGCGGGGCGAGCGGGATGCAATCGACCGCGCGCCTCACCGGCCAGTCGCTCGGCGCCGCCCTTGTGGCGGTGATCTTCGGCCTGACCCACGGGCTCGGGCCGGAGCGGGCCGTGACCCTGTCCCTGTCCTGCGCGGTGGCGCTCTCGGTGGTCGGCGGCTGCGCCAGCGTTCTGCGGCGGAGCCGGAGCGGTTAG
- a CDS encoding SDR family NAD(P)-dependent oxidoreductase, whose protein sequence is MDLDLTGRKALITGSTAGIGYAIAKELCDLGAEVGINGRTSERVEAALAKLRDEAKSGRAFAAVGDVSTEAGVSKLVQDLPAVDILVNNTGIFEPKPFFEIPDADWQRFFDVNVMSGVRLSRAYTPGMAERGWGRVIFISSESGINTPTEMVHYGMTKTAQLAISRGLAQTVAGRGVTVNSVLPGPTLSEGVAEFMTQMAGGQADADLEAMGRKFVAEHRPSSLIRRLARVEEVANLVAYLCSPAASATTGAALRVDGGVLQGLA, encoded by the coding sequence ATGGATCTCGATCTTACTGGCCGGAAGGCCCTGATCACCGGCTCGACCGCCGGCATCGGGTACGCCATCGCCAAGGAATTGTGCGACCTCGGCGCCGAGGTCGGCATCAACGGCCGCACGTCCGAGCGGGTCGAGGCGGCGCTCGCCAAGCTGCGCGACGAGGCGAAATCCGGCCGCGCCTTCGCGGCGGTGGGCGACGTGTCGACCGAGGCGGGTGTGTCGAAGCTGGTGCAGGATCTGCCCGCCGTCGACATTCTCGTCAACAATACCGGGATCTTCGAGCCGAAGCCGTTTTTCGAGATACCCGACGCGGACTGGCAGCGCTTCTTCGACGTCAACGTGATGAGCGGCGTGCGCCTGTCACGGGCGTACACGCCGGGCATGGCGGAGCGCGGCTGGGGCCGGGTGATCTTCATCTCCAGCGAATCCGGCATCAACACGCCGACCGAGATGGTCCATTACGGGATGACCAAGACGGCGCAGCTGGCGATCTCGCGCGGTCTCGCCCAGACGGTCGCGGGCCGCGGTGTCACCGTGAACAGCGTCCTGCCCGGTCCGACGCTCTCGGAGGGTGTGGCGGAATTCATGACACAGATGGCCGGCGGCCAAGCCGATGCCGACCTTGAGGCCATGGGCCGCAAGTTCGTCGCCGAGCATCGCCCCTCCTCGCTGATCCGGCGCCTCGCGCGGGTGGAGGAGGTGGCCAACCTCGTCGCCTATCTCTGCAGCCCGGCGGCGAGCGCCACGACCGGCGCCGCCCTGCGGGTGGATGGCGGTGTCCTCCAGGGCCTCGCCTAG
- a CDS encoding SWIB/MDM2 domain-containing protein — MATKTEKAAPKAAKPAKTAEKAAPAKAAKPAATKSAGTKPNALQQPLKPSAELGAIVGTSPLPRGEVVSKVWEYIKKHNLQNPENKREIVADDKLKKVFGKDKCSMFEMNKHLAAHLKA; from the coding sequence ATGGCCACAAAGACTGAGAAGGCTGCGCCGAAGGCAGCCAAGCCCGCCAAGACTGCAGAGAAGGCCGCTCCGGCCAAGGCTGCGAAGCCCGCTGCGACCAAGTCCGCCGGCACGAAGCCGAACGCCCTGCAGCAGCCGCTGAAGCCCTCGGCCGAGCTCGGCGCCATCGTCGGCACCAGCCCGCTGCCTCGCGGCGAGGTGGTCAGCAAGGTTTGGGAATACATCAAGAAGCACAACCTTCAGAACCCCGAGAACAAGCGCGAGATCGTCGCCGACGACAAGCTCAAGAAGGTCTTCGGCAAGGACAAGTGCTCGATGTTCGAGATGAACAAGCATCTCGCGGCGCACCTGAAGGCCTGA
- a CDS encoding DUF2721 domain-containing protein: protein MNDPITLTALESTAHVVQVALSPVFLLSGIATLLNVFGARLARVADQADRVSGLLAGAGNAERILLDRRLDRLHRRSLALDAAVFLAALGGVATCGSVLTLFVGALRDNTVATLLFGLFGAAILCTLCALVAFGFEMLLASRSVRDRISQRRASAGLPPDP from the coding sequence ATGAACGATCCGATCACACTCACGGCCCTCGAAAGCACGGCCCATGTCGTTCAGGTGGCGCTGAGCCCTGTCTTCCTCCTGTCCGGCATCGCGACCCTGCTGAACGTCTTCGGTGCCCGGCTCGCCCGGGTTGCGGATCAGGCCGACCGCGTCTCGGGCCTGCTCGCCGGGGCGGGCAATGCGGAGCGCATCCTCCTGGACCGGCGCCTCGACCGCCTGCACCGACGCTCGCTGGCGCTCGATGCGGCGGTGTTCCTGGCCGCCCTCGGCGGCGTGGCGACCTGCGGCTCGGTGCTGACGCTGTTCGTCGGTGCGCTGCGCGACAATACGGTGGCGACCCTGCTGTTCGGCCTGTTCGGCGCGGCGATCCTGTGCACGCTGTGCGCCCTCGTCGCCTTCGGCTTTGAGATGCTTCTGGCGAGCCGCTCGGTGCGCGACCGGATCAGCCAGCGGCGGGCGAGCGCAGGCCTACCGCCCGATCCCTGA
- a CDS encoding PRC-barrel domain-containing protein: MPTDLPKERAVRKPGTLELDPAGEGIAIDETSRLIASNKVEGTAVYDRTGRHLGAVHNFMVDKITGQVAYAVLAFGGFLGLGEDHHPLPWKALTYSTELGGYVVDIDPGVLAGSPSHGPGEDGFADPAYGGRIEDYYGQRASTA, from the coding sequence ATGCCGACGGACCTGCCCAAAGAACGCGCCGTACGGAAGCCGGGCACCCTGGAACTCGATCCCGCCGGCGAGGGCATTGCCATCGACGAGACCAGCCGGCTGATCGCGTCCAACAAGGTCGAGGGCACGGCCGTCTATGACCGCACCGGCCGCCATCTCGGCGCCGTCCACAACTTCATGGTGGATAAGATCACCGGGCAGGTCGCCTACGCGGTCCTGGCCTTCGGCGGCTTCCTGGGGCTGGGGGAGGATCATCATCCCCTCCCCTGGAAGGCGCTGACCTACAGCACCGAACTCGGCGGCTATGTGGTCGATATCGATCCGGGCGTCCTCGCCGGGTCGCCGAGCCACGGGCCCGGTGAAGACGGCTTCGCGGATCCCGCCTATGGCGGCCGGATCGAGGATTATTACGGACAGCGCGCGTCGACGGCCTGA
- a CDS encoding PRC-barrel domain-containing protein has translation MIAVVTLALWASGAAAQVQPGGSEGASGQAPPSSPATIPAPSPPPAAPAIPTPPGPPPPPPPAPQAQQQGTPATVLDTQDYESLLGRSVRSAGGDELGRVIDVIIDKDGHPRAAIIDFGGFLGVGTRKIAVDWRALRFAPDGAKERKLSVALTRNQVRVSPEYKAGEPIVVLGPASPAAPASEGEQAATATAAAPAAQPAPAAVAPGTSAVPAAAPPSAPSGATTAASPTEKAPDK, from the coding sequence ATGATCGCGGTCGTGACGCTGGCCCTCTGGGCATCGGGGGCCGCGGCGCAGGTCCAGCCCGGCGGCAGCGAAGGCGCATCCGGCCAAGCCCCGCCCTCGTCCCCCGCGACGATTCCGGCTCCGAGCCCGCCCCCCGCGGCACCGGCCATCCCGACCCCGCCGGGGCCGCCGCCTCCGCCGCCGCCTGCGCCGCAGGCCCAGCAGCAGGGCACGCCGGCCACGGTCCTCGACACCCAGGATTACGAGAGCCTGCTCGGCCGCAGCGTGCGCAGCGCCGGCGGCGACGAGCTGGGCCGGGTCATCGACGTCATCATCGACAAGGACGGGCATCCGCGCGCCGCGATCATCGATTTTGGCGGCTTCCTCGGCGTCGGCACCCGCAAGATCGCGGTGGACTGGCGCGCCCTGCGCTTTGCCCCGGACGGCGCCAAGGAGCGCAAGCTGTCCGTCGCGCTGACCCGCAACCAGGTCCGCGTGTCGCCGGAATACAAGGCCGGCGAGCCGATCGTGGTGCTCGGCCCCGCCAGCCCGGCGGCACCCGCGAGCGAGGGCGAGCAGGCGGCCACCGCAACCGCGGCTGCGCCCGCCGCGCAGCCGGCACCGGCCGCCGTCGCACCGGGGACATCGGCCGTTCCGGCGGCCGCGCCTCCGTCCGCACCCTCGGGCGCCACCACGGCCGCCAGCCCGACGGAGAAAGCGCCGGATAAGTGA
- a CDS encoding MFS transporter — MTVARLKVRTAASPREREVSRQDIRSRPVRLKDQAADLAREPMPMTEVHPAGRAIAPASRYGLDGFAFFVANLQTGFGPFLAVYFSQAKWTQSDIGFALTVGSLVALLGQVPGGAFVDVVRSKRFAAAVAVIGIAGSAFALAVWPSFLVVLLAMAVHSGASCVLTPAIAAISIGLVGRAHAGERLGRNASFAALGNALGAAGMGAIGYYLSNGAVFYLTAVLGLPAIIALSRIRAQDIDPGVFKEPAAPQQAPRPSGQDGIRSLLTNRGLLCFSACMVLFFLANAAMLPLVGSVLTLRASETATALIAACIMIPQAVLAVSAPAVGRAAERFGRYPVLLLGFGALPVRGLLLAYTTNPYGLVAIQVLDGVSASVLGVMVPLIVSDLTRGTGRFNLALGAVGTAMGIGAALSTSLAGIMADHLGSHSAFLGLACMGFAAFMLVALIMPETRQTDSAA, encoded by the coding sequence GTGACGGTGGCCCGATTGAAGGTTCGAACCGCCGCTTCCCCCCGCGAGCGCGAGGTGTCCCGGCAAGATATCCGCTCCCGTCCCGTTCGCCTGAAGGATCAGGCGGCCGACCTCGCGCGCGAGCCGATGCCGATGACCGAGGTGCATCCTGCCGGGCGCGCGATCGCGCCCGCGAGCCGATACGGTCTCGACGGCTTCGCCTTCTTCGTCGCCAATCTGCAGACCGGCTTCGGGCCGTTCCTGGCGGTCTACTTCTCGCAGGCCAAGTGGACGCAGTCCGACATCGGCTTCGCGCTGACCGTCGGCAGCCTCGTCGCCCTGCTCGGGCAGGTGCCGGGTGGCGCCTTCGTCGACGTGGTGCGGTCGAAGCGCTTCGCCGCCGCCGTCGCGGTGATCGGCATCGCGGGCAGCGCCTTCGCGCTCGCGGTCTGGCCGAGCTTCCTGGTGGTGCTGCTGGCGATGGCGGTTCATTCGGGGGCGAGTTGCGTCCTCACGCCGGCCATCGCGGCGATCAGCATCGGCCTGGTCGGGCGTGCGCATGCGGGTGAGCGCCTCGGCCGGAACGCGAGCTTCGCGGCTTTGGGTAACGCCCTCGGCGCGGCCGGCATGGGCGCGATCGGCTATTACCTGTCGAACGGCGCCGTGTTTTACCTGACGGCCGTCCTCGGACTCCCGGCGATCATCGCCCTGTCGCGCATACGCGCCCAGGATATCGATCCCGGCGTATTCAAGGAGCCGGCCGCACCGCAGCAGGCGCCGCGCCCGTCCGGGCAGGACGGCATCCGGTCCCTGCTGACCAACCGCGGGCTCCTGTGCTTCTCGGCCTGCATGGTGCTGTTCTTCCTCGCCAACGCCGCGATGCTGCCGCTCGTGGGCAGCGTCCTGACCCTGCGGGCGAGCGAGACCGCGACCGCGCTGATCGCCGCCTGCATCATGATCCCGCAGGCGGTCCTGGCGGTCAGCGCCCCCGCGGTCGGCCGGGCGGCCGAGCGATTCGGCCGCTACCCGGTCCTGCTCCTCGGCTTCGGCGCGCTGCCCGTCCGCGGCCTGCTGCTCGCCTACACGACCAATCCGTACGGCCTCGTCGCCATCCAGGTGCTGGACGGCGTCTCGGCCTCGGTCCTCGGCGTGATGGTGCCGCTCATCGTGTCGGATCTCACCCGCGGCACCGGGCGTTTCAACCTCGCCCTTGGCGCTGTCGGAACCGCCATGGGCATCGGTGCCGCCCTCTCGACCTCGCTCGCCGGGATCATGGCCGACCATCTCGGCAGCCACAGCGCCTTCCTGGGGCTGGCCTGCATGGGATTTGCGGCCTTCATGCTGGTGGCGCTGATCATGCCCGAGACGCGCCAGACGGATTCCGCCGCCTGA
- a CDS encoding ABC transporter ATP-binding protein, whose amino-acid sequence MEELHRYADRPFAFVGRYLRRRWLPHLVILISVLGAVGFSVSTDYALKGVVDALTKGPGPGNTVIWGALAVLIAFIAADNMLWRVAALTGAFTFVGITGDIRRDLFRHLTGHSPTFFSDRQPGTLASRITATSNAIFTVENMFVFNVMPPTVAAFGSIAYIATVNLTMAGILAGVFAAVVVLMFKMAAAGKPLHHDFAAKAASVDGEMVDLVGNMSLVRAFSAFKREGQRFEGTIATEMRARRSSLLYLEKLRIVHAVLTVLAVFGLLYWAIQMWEAGQATNGQVVLVCTLGIRILAATRDLAVALVDATQHTARLSEALHTLLQPHDLVDHPEAKPLTGQGAQIAFEHVAFSYPDGRPVFTDFDLVIEPGQRVGLVGKSGGGKSTLFSLIQRFYDVQSGSIRINGQDIDRVTQESLREAITVVPQDVSMFHRSLRENIRYGRPDATDEEVWQAAEAAHCTDFIQALPEGFDTMVGDRGVKLSGGQRQRIAIARAILKNSPILLLDEATSALDAESEQAIRHALANLMKGRTVIAIAHRLSTLQDFDRIVVLEGGRIAQDGSPDKLTHLDGFFRELMKKESMGTALAAA is encoded by the coding sequence ATGGAAGAGCTGCACCGATACGCCGACAGGCCCTTCGCCTTCGTCGGGCGGTATCTCCGGCGCCGCTGGCTGCCGCACCTGGTCATCCTGATCTCGGTGCTCGGCGCCGTCGGCTTCTCAGTCTCGACCGACTATGCCCTGAAGGGTGTCGTCGACGCGCTGACGAAGGGGCCCGGCCCAGGCAACACCGTGATCTGGGGGGCGCTCGCGGTTCTGATCGCCTTCATCGCCGCCGACAACATGCTCTGGCGCGTGGCGGCGCTGACCGGCGCCTTCACCTTCGTGGGCATCACCGGCGACATCCGGCGCGACCTGTTCCGGCACCTGACCGGCCATTCGCCTACCTTCTTCTCCGACCGCCAGCCGGGAACCCTGGCGTCGCGGATCACGGCGACCTCGAACGCGATCTTCACGGTCGAGAACATGTTCGTGTTCAACGTGATGCCGCCGACGGTCGCGGCCTTCGGGTCGATCGCCTACATCGCCACGGTCAACCTCACCATGGCGGGCATCCTGGCGGGCGTTTTCGCCGCCGTCGTTGTGCTGATGTTCAAGATGGCCGCGGCCGGCAAGCCGCTGCACCACGACTTCGCCGCCAAGGCGGCCTCCGTCGATGGCGAGATGGTCGACCTCGTCGGCAACATGTCGCTGGTGCGCGCCTTCTCGGCGTTCAAGCGCGAGGGCCAGCGCTTCGAGGGCACGATCGCGACCGAGATGCGCGCACGCCGCTCGTCGCTGCTCTATCTCGAGAAGCTGCGCATCGTGCACGCGGTGCTCACCGTGCTCGCCGTGTTCGGCCTGCTCTACTGGGCGATCCAGATGTGGGAGGCCGGCCAGGCGACCAACGGTCAGGTCGTGCTGGTCTGCACCCTCGGCATCCGCATTCTCGCCGCCACCCGGGACCTCGCGGTCGCGCTGGTCGACGCGACGCAGCACACCGCCCGCCTGTCCGAGGCGCTGCACACCCTGCTCCAGCCCCACGACCTCGTGGACCATCCGGAGGCGAAGCCCCTGACCGGCCAGGGCGCGCAGATCGCCTTCGAGCACGTCGCCTTCAGCTACCCGGACGGGCGCCCGGTCTTCACGGATTTCGATCTCGTGATCGAGCCAGGCCAGCGCGTCGGCCTCGTCGGCAAGTCGGGCGGGGGCAAGTCGACCCTGTTCTCGTTGATCCAGCGCTTCTACGACGTGCAGAGCGGGTCGATCCGCATCAACGGCCAGGACATCGACCGGGTGACGCAGGAATCGCTGCGCGAGGCGATCACGGTTGTCCCGCAGGACGTGTCGATGTTCCACCGCTCCCTCCGCGAGAACATCCGCTACGGCCGGCCCGATGCCACCGACGAGGAGGTCTGGCAGGCGGCCGAGGCCGCCCATTGCACCGACTTCATCCAGGCCCTGCCGGAAGGGTTCGACACGATGGTCGGCGACCGCGGCGTCAAGCTTTCGGGCGGCCAGCGGCAGCGCATCGCCATCGCCCGAGCCATCCTCAAGAATTCGCCGATCCTGCTCCTGGACGAGGCGACCTCGGCGCTGGACGCAGAGTCGGAACAGGCGATCCGGCACGCTTTGGCCAATCTCATGAAGGGCCGGACCGTCATCGCCATCGCCCACCGGCTGTCGACGCTGCAGGATTTCGACCGGATCGTCGTGCTGGAGGGCGGCCGCATCGCCCAGGATGGTTCGCCCGACAAGCTGACCCATCTCGACGGGTTCTTCCGGGAGCTGATGAAGAAGGAATCCATGGGCACGGCCCTCGCCGCCGCCTGA